In one window of Tachypleus tridentatus isolate NWPU-2018 chromosome 2, ASM421037v1, whole genome shotgun sequence DNA:
- the LOC143237853 gene encoding fructose-1,6-bisphosphatase 1-like, producing the protein MASSGQLDTNFVTMTRFVLTEQRKIPYATGELTQLLNSILTCVKAISSAVRKAGMAHLFGIAGETNVQGEEVKKLDVLSNDLFINMLRSSYTTCLLISEENETVIEVETDKQGKYIVCFDPLDGSSNIDCLVSIGSIFAIYKKVSEGPPTLEDGLQVGRNIVAAGYALYGSATMVVLSTGNGVNGFMLDPAIGEFVLTDPDMRIKPHWDKAVNEYVQRKKYPESGKPYGARYIGSMVADVHRTIKYGGIFMYPATKDSPSGKV; encoded by the exons ATGGCTAGCTCTGGACAACTTGATACCAACTTTGTTACTATGACTCGTTTTGTTTTGACTGAACAGAGAAAGATACCTTATGCAACTGGTGAGTTGACACAACTTCTCAATTCAATCCTGACATGTGTCAAAGCGATATCTTCTGCTGTCAGGAAGGCTGGCATGGCTCATTT gTTTGGCATTGCTGGAGAAACAAATGTTCAGGGGGAGGAAGTGAAGAAGTTGGATGTTCTTTCTAATGACCTCTTCATCAATATGTTGAGATCCTCGTATACAACTTGTTTACTTATCTCTGAAGAAAATGAAACGGTTATTGAGGTCGAGACAGATAAACAAGGGAAATATATTGTCTGTTTTGACCCTTTGGATGGGTCATCAAACATAGACTGTCTGGTCTCTATTGGATCCATCTTTGCAATTTATAAAAAG GTGTCTGAAGGTCCACCTACGTTAGAAGATGGCCTTCAGGTGGGACGGAATATTGTTGCTGCAGGTTATGCTCTGTATGGCAGCGCAACAATGGTTGTGCTCTCTACAGGAAACGGAGTAAACGGGTTCATGTTGGATCCT GCCATTGGCGAGTTTGTTCTGACTGATCCAGACATGAGAATTAAACCACATTGGGACAAGGCTGTGAATGAATACGTCCAAAGAAAGAAGTACCCTGAG agTGGAAAACCATATGGGGCTCGATACATCGGTTCTATGGTAGCAGATGTTCATCGGACAATAAAATATGGAGGGATATTCATGTATCCAGCAACTAAAGACTCTCCAAGTGGGAAGGTATGA